From Daucus carota subsp. sativus chromosome 6, DH1 v3.0, whole genome shotgun sequence, the proteins below share one genomic window:
- the LOC108224968 gene encoding uncharacterized protein LOC108224968 isoform X1 — translation MVSRVAATGAIEFKLCQTANTASILKIQKGDITRWFVDASSDAIVNPANERMLGGGGADGAIHRAAGPELREACYNVPEVRPGVRCPTGEARITPGFRLPASHVIHTVGPIYDIDSNPAASLRGSYRNSLRVAKDNNIKYIAFPAISCGVYGYPYGEAATLAISTVKEYADALSEVQVHFVLLEDSVYNVWLSKANELLQT, via the exons ATGGTGTCGCGTGTGGCGGCGACCGGCGCAATTGAATTCAAGCTGTGTCAGACTGCTAACACTGCTTCCATCTTGAAGATCCAGAAGGGGGACATCACTCGATGGTTTGTGGATGCCTCTTCAGATGCTAtt GTTAATCCTGCCAATGAGCGAATgcttggtggtggtggtgctgatGGCG CTATTCATAGAGCTGCTGGTCCAGAACTCCGAGAAGCATGCTATAATGTGCCTGAAGTTCGGCCTGGAGTCCGCTGCCCTACAGGGGAAGCAAGGATCACCCC AGGATTTCGGTTGCCAGCCTCTCATGTTATTCACACTGTTGGGCCGATATATGATATTGATAGCAACCCTGCAGCCTCTTTAAGGGGCTCATACAG AAACAGTTTGCGTGTTGCTAAAGACAACAACATTAAATATATCGCATTTCCTGCCATATCTTGCGGCGTATATGG ATATCCTTATGGCGAAGCTGCAACTCTGGCTATATCAACTGTTAAAGAGTACGCAGATGCCCTCAGTGAG GTGCAGGTGCATTTCGTCTTGCTTGAGGATTCTGTTTACAATGTTTGGTTAAGCAAGGCAAATGAATTGCTCCAAACTTAG
- the LOC108227539 gene encoding subtilisin-like protease SBT2.6 isoform X1, with protein MGKIQICFVLLMLFAYLITAKAEIYIVTVEGEPVISYRGGIDGFAATAVESDEELDVTSDLVTSYRHHLEQKHDMLLGTLFDHGTYKKLYSYRHLINGFSVHISPEQAEALRQAPGVKSVHRDWKVRRLTTHTPQFLGLPTGVWPTGGGFDRAGEDIVIGFVDSGIFPRHPSFGSHNTFGPLPKYRGKCEVDPDTKMEFCNGKIIGAQHFAEAAIAAGVFNPAIDFASPLDGDGHGSHTAAIAAGNNGIPVNMHGYEVGKASGMAPRARIAVYKALYRLFGGFVSDVVAAIEQAVHDGVDILNLSVGPNGPPATTKTTFLNPFDAVLLSAVKAGVFVAQAAGNGGPFPKTVLSYSPWIASVAAAVDDRTYKNHLTLGNKKILPGIGLSPATHADRTYTLVAANDVLLDSSAFKYSPSDCQKPEVLNKNLVEGNILLCGYSFNFVVGTASIKKVSETAKSLGAIGFVIAVENSSPGTKYDPVPVGLPGILIADVSKSMELINYYNISTSRDWTGRVRSFKAVGSIGDGMRPILHKSAPQVALFSGRGPNIKDYSFQEADLLKPDILAPGSLIWAAWSPNGTDEANYIVTFSQENCFQNNVLTSYNSANLSYPDTGMGIGHGYRSKSQIRSFRIIRIRGHGSGIRLGYGDLILKLHASAGFAMISGTSMAAPHIAGIAALVKQKHFHWSPAAIKSALMTTSTTLDRAGRPLQAQQYSGSQTVSLVPATPFDYGSGHVNPRAALDPGLIFDAGYQDYLGFLCTTPGIDSHEIQNYTSSPCNYTLGHPSNLNSPSITISHLVGTRTVTRTVTNVAEEETYVITARMEPAVAIATNPSAMTLRPGASRKFSVTLTARSLTGTYSFGEVLLKGSRGHKVRIPVVAMGYER; from the exons ATGGGGAAGATACAAATTTGTTTTGTGCTTCTTATGTTATTTGCTTATTTAATTACCGCGAAGGCAGAGATATACATAGTAACTGTTGAAGGGGAGCCTGTAATAAGTTACAGAGGTGGCATTGATGGTTTTGCAGCCACTGCCGTGGAATCGGATGAGGAGCTTGATGTCACCAG TGACTTGGTTACTTCCTACCGGCACCATCTTGAGCAGAAACATGACATGCTTCTTGGAACACTTTTTGACCATGGGACGTACAAGAAGCTCTACAGTTATCGACATTTAATCAATGGATTTTCAGTCCATATTTCTCCTGAACAG GCAGAAGCTCTTAGACAAGCTCCTGGCGTGAAGTCTGTTCACCGGGATTGGAAGGTCAGGAGACTGACCACACACACTCCTCAATTCTTGGGGCTCCCAACTGGAGTATGGCCTACTGGGGGTGGCTTTGATAGGGCAGGAGAGGACATTGTGATAGGATTTGTGGATTCTGGAATCTTCCCCCGCCATCCAAGCTTTGGAAGCCACAACACCTTTGGCCCTCTTCCAAAGTACAGAGGAAAATGTGAAGTTGATCCAGATACAAAGATGGAGTTCTGTAATGGGAAGATTATTGGAGCCCAACACTTTGCTGAAGCTGCAATTGCAGCTGGTGTATTTAATCCTGCGATTGATTTTGCTTCTCCACTGGATGGTGATGGACATGGAAG TCATACTGCCGCTATTGCCGCTGGAAATAATGGGATTCCTGTGAATATGCATGGCTATGAAGTCGGTAAAGCAAGTGGGATGGCTCCTCGTGCAAG GATTGCTGTGTACAAAGCACTCTACAGGCTTTTTGGGGGGTTTGTCTCCGACGTAGTAGCTGCCATTGAGCAG GCTGTTCATGATGGTGTGGACATTCTTAATCTCTCTGTGGGCCCGAATGGTCCTCCAGCTACCACAAAGACCACATTTTTAAATCCTTTTGATGCTGTACTTCTTTCTGCCGTGAAAGCTGGAGTTTTTGTTGCACAGGCAGCTGGAAATGGGGGCCCTTTCCCAAAAACAGTGTTGTCCTACAGTCCATGGATAGCATCTGTAGCTGCTGCAGTTGATGATCGTACATATAAAAATCATTTGACCCTGGGAAATAAGAAGATACTTCCTGGAATAGGCCTGTCAC CTGCTACTCATGCCGATAGAACATATACCTTGGTTGCAGCAAATGATGTTCTCTTGGATTCCTCAGCATTCAAGTACAGCCCTTCAGATTGCCAGAAGCCGGAGGTGTTAAACAAGAACTTGGTAGAGGGAAACATTCTTCTTTGCGGTTATTCCTTCAACTTTGTTGTTGGTACTGCATCAATTAAAAAAGTCTCGGAAACCGCCAAGAGTCTTGGTGCAATTGGGTTTGTTATtgctgttgaaaattcttcaccAGGAACAAAATACGATCCAGTTCCTGTTGGTCTTCCAGGGATACTCATCGCAGATGTTAGCAAGTCAATG GAGCTTATAAACTACTATAATATCTCTACATCAAGAGATTGGACTGGACGAGTAAGGAGTTTCAAAGCAGTAGGAAGCATAGGAGATGGCATGAGGCCGATACTCCATAAATCTGCACCACAAGTAGCATTGTTCTCAGGCCGAGGACCCAATATCAAAGATTATAGCTTTCAGGAAGCAGATCTTCTTAAACCAGATATTCTAGCTCCTGGTTCTTTAATTTGGGCTGCTTGGTCACCAAATGGGACTGATGAAGCAAATTACATcg tTACATTTTCTCAAGAAAATTGCTTTCAGAACAACGTTTTGACGTCATATAATTCCGCCAACCTAAGTTACCCGGACACGGGTATGGGTATCGGACATGGGTACAGATCCAAGAGTCAGATTCGTAGTTTTAGGATAATTAGGATTCGTGGACATGGATCCGGAATTAGACTCGGGTACGGGGACTTGATACTTAAGCTCCACGCAA GTGCTGGATTTGCTATGATATCTGGGACTAGCATGGCTGCACCACATATAGCAGGAATTGCTGCTCTCGTAAAGCAGAAGCACTTTCACTGGAGTCCTGCAGCCATCAAATCAGCCTTGATGACAACATCAACTACTCTTGACAGGGCAGGGAGGCCTCTTCAAGCCCAACAATATTCTGGTTCCCAAACCGTGTCACTTGTCCCAGCTACACCTTTTGATTATGGAAGTGGCCATGTAAATCCCAGAGCTGCTTTGGATCCCGGGCTCATATTTGATGCTG GTTATCAAGATTATCTAGGCTTCTTATGCACTACACCTGGAATTGATTCTCATGAGATACAGAATTACACGAGCTCGCCGTGCAACTACACGCTTGGCCATCCATCTAACCTAAACTCTCCATCTATAACAATTTCCCATCTTGTTGGAACTCGTACTGTCACACGTACGGTGACAAATGTTGCTGAGGAAGAAACTTATGTAATAACAGCTAGAATGGAGCCAGCCGTGGCTATTGCTACTAACCCTTCCGCTATGACTCTTAGACCTGGTGCATCAAGGAAATTCTCGGTCACCCTTACAGCTAGATCCTTGACCGGTACATACAGCTTTGGAGAGGTCTTGTTAAAAGGAAGCAGGGGACACAAGGTCAGGATCCCTGTAGTAGCTATGGGTTATGAGCGGTAG
- the LOC108224968 gene encoding uncharacterized protein LOC108224968 isoform X2 gives MVSRVAATGAIEFKLCQTANTASILKIQKGDITRWFVDASSDAIVNPANERMLGGGGADGAIHRAAGPELREACYNVPEVRPGVRCPTGEARITPGFRLPASHVIHTVGPIYDIDSNPAASLRGSYRNSLRVAKDNNIKYIAFPAISCGVYGYPYGEAATLAISTVKEYADALSEVHFVLLEDSVYNVWLSKANELLQT, from the exons ATGGTGTCGCGTGTGGCGGCGACCGGCGCAATTGAATTCAAGCTGTGTCAGACTGCTAACACTGCTTCCATCTTGAAGATCCAGAAGGGGGACATCACTCGATGGTTTGTGGATGCCTCTTCAGATGCTAtt GTTAATCCTGCCAATGAGCGAATgcttggtggtggtggtgctgatGGCG CTATTCATAGAGCTGCTGGTCCAGAACTCCGAGAAGCATGCTATAATGTGCCTGAAGTTCGGCCTGGAGTCCGCTGCCCTACAGGGGAAGCAAGGATCACCCC AGGATTTCGGTTGCCAGCCTCTCATGTTATTCACACTGTTGGGCCGATATATGATATTGATAGCAACCCTGCAGCCTCTTTAAGGGGCTCATACAG AAACAGTTTGCGTGTTGCTAAAGACAACAACATTAAATATATCGCATTTCCTGCCATATCTTGCGGCGTATATGG ATATCCTTATGGCGAAGCTGCAACTCTGGCTATATCAACTGTTAAAGAGTACGCAGATGCCCTCAGTGAG GTGCATTTCGTCTTGCTTGAGGATTCTGTTTACAATGTTTGGTTAAGCAAGGCAAATGAATTGCTCCAAACTTAG
- the LOC108225581 gene encoding oxysterol-binding protein-related protein 4C isoform X1, with protein MEREEVEDTGDIGGEKEAVLSAPLSLDDEQDTNNNKYRAPNLVKRILSLFTNIRPGSDLTRLQLPPLFNIPKSQLQCYGELVYSNNNHLLSKCGASSISALERFVCVVAWSISAVRPLAFGVTPYNPILGETHHVSTANLNVLLEQVSHHPPVSALHATDQMQNIETIWCHYVIPTFHGTCIEGKVLGSKVLKLLNHSETYVMNSPNLVMRLFPVQGVECLGNVMIRCEETGLEANLMYKGSAVFGRRSSTHRAIQGRIYKSSSTKTLYEIAGHWDKTVTAKDPMSGKLRIIYNAKEAIGGLKTPVVRNPKGLWASESAVVWGEVNKGILSKSWDKAREAKCLIEEKERELVKLRASSAKPWRPKHFNLSYSNETGSWDCSPIQRWVPPAPIAVPP; from the exons ATG GAAAGGGAAGAGGTGGAGGACACAGGAGATATAGGTGGAGAGAAGGAAGCTGTACTATCAGCACCTTTATCTCTAGATGACGAACAAGATACAAATAATAACAAGTACAGAGCTCCGAATCTTGTTAAGCGTATTCTCAGTCTCTTCACCAATATCCGTCCGGGTTCCGATCTCACCCGTTTACAG CTTCCGCCACTTTTCAATATTCCAAAGTCGCAACTGCAGTGTTATGGAGAATTAGTTTACAGCAACAACAATCATCTGCTGAGCAAGTGTGGCGCCAGCAGCATTAGTGCATTAGAAAGGTTTGTTTGTGTTGTGGCCTGGAGCATCTCTGCTGTTCGCCCTCTTGCTTTCGGTGTCACCCCCTATAACCCCATTCTTGGCGAGACTCATCACGTCTCCACTGCCAATCTCAATGTCCTCTTGGAACAG GTTTCTCATCATCCGCCCGTCTCAGCTCTTCACGCAACAGACCAAATGCAAAATATTGAAACTATATGGTGTCACTATGTCATTCCTACATTTCATG GTACTTGCATAGAAGGCAAGGTGCTCGGAAGCAAAGTGCTAAAGCTCCTAAACCACAGTGAAACTTATGTAATGAACTCTCCCAATCTTGTGATGAGATTATTTCCTGTGCAAGGGGTTGAGTGCCTCGGCAATGTTATGATTCGGTGTGAAGAAACTGGTCTTGAAGCAAACTTAATGTATAAGGGCAGCGCTGTTTTTGGTCGTCGATCATCTACTCACAGGGCTATTCAGGGAAGAATCTACAAGTCATCATCCACGAAGACTCTGTACGAAATTGCAGGCCACTGGGACAA GACGGTCACAGCTAAAGATCCTATGAGTGGTAAGCTCCGAATTATATACAACGCGAAGGAAGCCATTGGTGGACTAAAGACACCTGTAGTTAGGAATCCCAAG GGATTGTGGGCAAGTGAATCAGCAGTGGTGTGGGGTGAGGTTAACAAGGGAATACTGAGCAAGAGCTGGGATAAGGCAAGAGAGGCTAAATGTTTGATAGAGGAAAAGGAGAGGGAACTTGTCAAACTCAGAGCCTCGTCGGCCAAGCCCTGGCGCCCCAAGCATTTCAATCTTTCCTACTCCAACGAGACTGGCAGCTGGGACTGCTCACCAATCCAGAGGTGGGTCCCCCCGGCCCCCATTGCTGTACCCCCTTAA
- the LOC108227539 gene encoding subtilisin-like protease SBT2.6 isoform X2, which translates to MGKIQICFVLLMLFAYLITAKAEIYIVTVEGEPVISYRGGIDGFAATAVESDEELDVTSDLVTSYRHHLEQKHDMLLGTLFDHGTYKKLYSYRHLINGFSVHISPEQAEALRQAPGVKSVHRDWKVRRLTTHTPQFLGLPTGVWPTGGGFDRAGEDIVIGFVDSGIFPRHPSFGSHNTFGPLPKYRGKCEVDPDTKMEFCNGKIIGAQHFAEAAIAAGVFNPAIDFASPLDGDGHGSHTAAIAAGNNGIPVNMHGYEVGKASGMAPRARIAVYKALYRLFGGFVSDVVAAIEQAVHDGVDILNLSVGPNGPPATTKTTFLNPFDAVLLSAVKAGVFVAQAAGNGGPFPKTVLSYSPWIASVAAAVDDRTYKNHLTLGNKKILPGIGLSPATHADRTYTLVAANDVLLDSSAFKYSPSDCQKPEVLNKNLVEGNILLCGYSFNFVVGTASIKKVSETAKSLGAIGFVIAVENSSPGTKYDPVPVGLPGILIADVSKSMELINYYNISTSRDWTGRVRSFKAVGSIGDGMRPILHKSAPQVALFSGRGPNIKDYSFQEADLLKPDILAPGSLIWAAWSPNGTDEANYIGAGFAMISGTSMAAPHIAGIAALVKQKHFHWSPAAIKSALMTTSTTLDRAGRPLQAQQYSGSQTVSLVPATPFDYGSGHVNPRAALDPGLIFDAGYQDYLGFLCTTPGIDSHEIQNYTSSPCNYTLGHPSNLNSPSITISHLVGTRTVTRTVTNVAEEETYVITARMEPAVAIATNPSAMTLRPGASRKFSVTLTARSLTGTYSFGEVLLKGSRGHKVRIPVVAMGYER; encoded by the exons ATGGGGAAGATACAAATTTGTTTTGTGCTTCTTATGTTATTTGCTTATTTAATTACCGCGAAGGCAGAGATATACATAGTAACTGTTGAAGGGGAGCCTGTAATAAGTTACAGAGGTGGCATTGATGGTTTTGCAGCCACTGCCGTGGAATCGGATGAGGAGCTTGATGTCACCAG TGACTTGGTTACTTCCTACCGGCACCATCTTGAGCAGAAACATGACATGCTTCTTGGAACACTTTTTGACCATGGGACGTACAAGAAGCTCTACAGTTATCGACATTTAATCAATGGATTTTCAGTCCATATTTCTCCTGAACAG GCAGAAGCTCTTAGACAAGCTCCTGGCGTGAAGTCTGTTCACCGGGATTGGAAGGTCAGGAGACTGACCACACACACTCCTCAATTCTTGGGGCTCCCAACTGGAGTATGGCCTACTGGGGGTGGCTTTGATAGGGCAGGAGAGGACATTGTGATAGGATTTGTGGATTCTGGAATCTTCCCCCGCCATCCAAGCTTTGGAAGCCACAACACCTTTGGCCCTCTTCCAAAGTACAGAGGAAAATGTGAAGTTGATCCAGATACAAAGATGGAGTTCTGTAATGGGAAGATTATTGGAGCCCAACACTTTGCTGAAGCTGCAATTGCAGCTGGTGTATTTAATCCTGCGATTGATTTTGCTTCTCCACTGGATGGTGATGGACATGGAAG TCATACTGCCGCTATTGCCGCTGGAAATAATGGGATTCCTGTGAATATGCATGGCTATGAAGTCGGTAAAGCAAGTGGGATGGCTCCTCGTGCAAG GATTGCTGTGTACAAAGCACTCTACAGGCTTTTTGGGGGGTTTGTCTCCGACGTAGTAGCTGCCATTGAGCAG GCTGTTCATGATGGTGTGGACATTCTTAATCTCTCTGTGGGCCCGAATGGTCCTCCAGCTACCACAAAGACCACATTTTTAAATCCTTTTGATGCTGTACTTCTTTCTGCCGTGAAAGCTGGAGTTTTTGTTGCACAGGCAGCTGGAAATGGGGGCCCTTTCCCAAAAACAGTGTTGTCCTACAGTCCATGGATAGCATCTGTAGCTGCTGCAGTTGATGATCGTACATATAAAAATCATTTGACCCTGGGAAATAAGAAGATACTTCCTGGAATAGGCCTGTCAC CTGCTACTCATGCCGATAGAACATATACCTTGGTTGCAGCAAATGATGTTCTCTTGGATTCCTCAGCATTCAAGTACAGCCCTTCAGATTGCCAGAAGCCGGAGGTGTTAAACAAGAACTTGGTAGAGGGAAACATTCTTCTTTGCGGTTATTCCTTCAACTTTGTTGTTGGTACTGCATCAATTAAAAAAGTCTCGGAAACCGCCAAGAGTCTTGGTGCAATTGGGTTTGTTATtgctgttgaaaattcttcaccAGGAACAAAATACGATCCAGTTCCTGTTGGTCTTCCAGGGATACTCATCGCAGATGTTAGCAAGTCAATG GAGCTTATAAACTACTATAATATCTCTACATCAAGAGATTGGACTGGACGAGTAAGGAGTTTCAAAGCAGTAGGAAGCATAGGAGATGGCATGAGGCCGATACTCCATAAATCTGCACCACAAGTAGCATTGTTCTCAGGCCGAGGACCCAATATCAAAGATTATAGCTTTCAGGAAGCAGATCTTCTTAAACCAGATATTCTAGCTCCTGGTTCTTTAATTTGGGCTGCTTGGTCACCAAATGGGACTGATGAAGCAAATTACATcg GTGCTGGATTTGCTATGATATCTGGGACTAGCATGGCTGCACCACATATAGCAGGAATTGCTGCTCTCGTAAAGCAGAAGCACTTTCACTGGAGTCCTGCAGCCATCAAATCAGCCTTGATGACAACATCAACTACTCTTGACAGGGCAGGGAGGCCTCTTCAAGCCCAACAATATTCTGGTTCCCAAACCGTGTCACTTGTCCCAGCTACACCTTTTGATTATGGAAGTGGCCATGTAAATCCCAGAGCTGCTTTGGATCCCGGGCTCATATTTGATGCTG GTTATCAAGATTATCTAGGCTTCTTATGCACTACACCTGGAATTGATTCTCATGAGATACAGAATTACACGAGCTCGCCGTGCAACTACACGCTTGGCCATCCATCTAACCTAAACTCTCCATCTATAACAATTTCCCATCTTGTTGGAACTCGTACTGTCACACGTACGGTGACAAATGTTGCTGAGGAAGAAACTTATGTAATAACAGCTAGAATGGAGCCAGCCGTGGCTATTGCTACTAACCCTTCCGCTATGACTCTTAGACCTGGTGCATCAAGGAAATTCTCGGTCACCCTTACAGCTAGATCCTTGACCGGTACATACAGCTTTGGAGAGGTCTTGTTAAAAGGAAGCAGGGGACACAAGGTCAGGATCCCTGTAGTAGCTATGGGTTATGAGCGGTAG
- the LOC108225581 gene encoding oxysterol-binding protein-related protein 4C isoform X2, producing the protein MEREEVEDTGDIGGEKEAVLSAPLSLDDEQDTNNNKYRAPNLVKRILSLFTNIRPGSDLTRLQLPPLFNIPKSQLQCYGELVYSNNNHLLSKCGASSISALERFVCVVAWSISAVRPLAFGVTPYNPILGETHHVSTANLNVLLEQVSHHPPVSALHATDQMQNIETIWCHYVIPTFHGTCIEGKVLGSKVLKLLNHSETYVMNSPNLVMRLFPVQGVECLGNVMIRCEETGLEANLMYKGSAVFGRRSSTHRAIQGRIYKSSSTKTLYEIAGHWDKTVTAKDPMSGKLRIIYNAKEAIGGLKTPVVRNPKSYSYRDCGQVNQQWCGVRLTREY; encoded by the exons ATG GAAAGGGAAGAGGTGGAGGACACAGGAGATATAGGTGGAGAGAAGGAAGCTGTACTATCAGCACCTTTATCTCTAGATGACGAACAAGATACAAATAATAACAAGTACAGAGCTCCGAATCTTGTTAAGCGTATTCTCAGTCTCTTCACCAATATCCGTCCGGGTTCCGATCTCACCCGTTTACAG CTTCCGCCACTTTTCAATATTCCAAAGTCGCAACTGCAGTGTTATGGAGAATTAGTTTACAGCAACAACAATCATCTGCTGAGCAAGTGTGGCGCCAGCAGCATTAGTGCATTAGAAAGGTTTGTTTGTGTTGTGGCCTGGAGCATCTCTGCTGTTCGCCCTCTTGCTTTCGGTGTCACCCCCTATAACCCCATTCTTGGCGAGACTCATCACGTCTCCACTGCCAATCTCAATGTCCTCTTGGAACAG GTTTCTCATCATCCGCCCGTCTCAGCTCTTCACGCAACAGACCAAATGCAAAATATTGAAACTATATGGTGTCACTATGTCATTCCTACATTTCATG GTACTTGCATAGAAGGCAAGGTGCTCGGAAGCAAAGTGCTAAAGCTCCTAAACCACAGTGAAACTTATGTAATGAACTCTCCCAATCTTGTGATGAGATTATTTCCTGTGCAAGGGGTTGAGTGCCTCGGCAATGTTATGATTCGGTGTGAAGAAACTGGTCTTGAAGCAAACTTAATGTATAAGGGCAGCGCTGTTTTTGGTCGTCGATCATCTACTCACAGGGCTATTCAGGGAAGAATCTACAAGTCATCATCCACGAAGACTCTGTACGAAATTGCAGGCCACTGGGACAA GACGGTCACAGCTAAAGATCCTATGAGTGGTAAGCTCCGAATTATATACAACGCGAAGGAAGCCATTGGTGGACTAAAGACACCTGTAGTTAGGAATCCCAAG tccTACTCCTATAGGGATTGTGGGCAAGTGAATCAGCAGTGGTGTGGGGTGAGGTTAACAAGGGAATACTGA